One Methylophaga marina DNA window includes the following coding sequences:
- a CDS encoding DEAD/DEAH box helicase: MTAVTTLFERIETTMPDFKARPQQVQMSEFIAQAMLKPPQKRIAVVEAPTGVGKTLAYLTGTIQTALLQKKMLVISTATVNLQQQLIQKDLPRFSAALEEPIRFVQVKGRRRYVCPSKLSQTATTPEQQSLNIHVDEKYQQVLHLAQAKQLMSEWEQESWDGDRDSRRDKIDAELWQQISTDSEGCAGKSCSFYMRCPYYKLRREMTAAQVIVANHDLILSDADLGADWYCQIRKKSCLYLMKPITCHEKRWIMPPKH, translated from the coding sequence GTGACGGCAGTAACAACACTATTCGAGCGCATCGAAACGACGATGCCTGATTTTAAGGCGCGTCCACAACAGGTACAAATGAGCGAGTTTATTGCTCAGGCCATGTTAAAACCACCACAGAAGCGCATTGCTGTCGTCGAGGCACCGACTGGCGTGGGGAAAACACTGGCTTATCTGACCGGCACGATTCAAACCGCATTGTTACAGAAGAAAATGCTGGTGATTAGTACGGCGACAGTTAACTTACAACAACAGCTTATTCAAAAGGATTTACCGCGCTTCTCTGCCGCGCTGGAAGAACCTATACGCTTTGTTCAGGTAAAAGGGCGTCGTCGTTACGTCTGTCCGAGTAAATTAAGTCAAACCGCTACGACTCCTGAACAACAATCCCTCAATATCCATGTAGATGAAAAGTATCAGCAGGTGCTTCATCTCGCCCAGGCGAAACAGTTGATGAGCGAGTGGGAGCAGGAAAGCTGGGATGGCGATCGAGATAGCCGTCGCGATAAAATTGATGCAGAACTGTGGCAGCAGATATCGACAGACTCAGAAGGCTGTGCCGGAAAAAGCTGTTCCTTTTATATGCGGTGTCCCTACTATAAATTACGTCGTGAAATGACGGCTGCTCAGGTTATCGTGGCAAACCATGATTTAATTTTAAGCGATGCCGATCTGGGGGCGGACTGGTATTGCCAAATCCGGAAGAAATCCTGTTTGTATTTGATGAAGCCCATAACTTGCCACGAAAAGCGTTGGATCATGCCGCCAAAGCATTAA
- a CDS encoding DUF2066 domain-containing protein, whose translation MHRLFYALILLFFSFSSHAAEVDDLYQATAPVSTQQQKERDELAPELLKQVLIKVVGNQSKVSEANIAPVLANAQQLVERYEYIRNNIEAADLTQPDQLSLRLSFDKNAVNDVIQKLGMPRWGKVRPDVLVWLATDIEGEQTLQGLENIPQFIFKSLQQAAQARGLPILMPLMDLQDQSALSVEDISSMNDEAIQAASERYRADEILIINMSVSNDTAKITWQSGTDESSQRWRSEGLVDASISKGLGVLVDTLATEYAQHSLPTDTGNTFPIQIDEVNNYGDFSKVMAYLNQIDSIENIRVNNLGDNILDLDIRYSGDPDVLNRILSVGGLLTELTSAEQATTDKKYYRLTP comes from the coding sequence ATGCACCGATTATTTTATGCCCTTATTTTGTTGTTTTTCAGTTTCAGTAGCCATGCTGCTGAGGTGGATGATCTTTATCAGGCAACCGCTCCTGTCTCCACGCAACAACAAAAGGAACGCGACGAACTCGCACCGGAATTACTCAAGCAAGTCCTCATCAAAGTCGTCGGAAATCAATCCAAAGTTAGCGAAGCTAATATTGCTCCAGTATTGGCCAATGCACAGCAACTCGTAGAACGCTATGAATACATACGCAACAATATTGAAGCAGCCGATTTAACTCAGCCGGATCAGCTTTCATTGCGATTGAGTTTTGATAAAAATGCCGTTAATGATGTTATTCAGAAGCTCGGTATGCCACGCTGGGGGAAAGTCAGACCTGACGTACTGGTATGGTTGGCCACCGATATTGAGGGTGAGCAAACCTTACAGGGTTTAGAAAATATTCCACAGTTTATCTTCAAATCTTTACAACAGGCAGCACAAGCGCGTGGATTGCCCATTCTTATGCCATTGATGGATTTGCAGGATCAATCTGCTCTGAGCGTTGAGGACATCTCGTCTATGAATGACGAGGCAATTCAAGCCGCCTCTGAACGTTACAGAGCGGATGAAATTCTGATTATCAATATGTCGGTCAGTAACGATACTGCAAAAATCACCTGGCAATCGGGTACTGATGAGTCGTCTCAACGCTGGCGCTCTGAAGGTTTAGTGGATGCTTCAATTAGTAAAGGCTTGGGTGTGTTGGTGGATACACTGGCAACAGAATATGCCCAACATAGTTTGCCTACTGATACAGGTAACACCTTTCCCATACAGATTGATGAGGTAAATAATTACGGCGACTTTTCAAAAGTCATGGCTTACCTGAATCAAATCGATAGCATAGAAAATATTCGTGTTAACAATCTTGGCGACAATATTCTCGACTTAGATATCCGTTACAGTGGTGATCCAGACGTATTGAACCGCATTCTGTCTGTTGGCGGACTGTTAACTGAGCTGACGTCAGCAGAGCAGGCCACGACAGATAAAAAATATTATCGGTTAACCCCTTGA
- a CDS encoding 2-hydroxyacid dehydrogenase: MPTHQIAVFSAKSYDERFLLKATVPTIEFICHEVTLNPSTAVMAQGYEIVSAFVNDDLSRETLHILAAGGTRLIALRCAGYNQVDLRAAKELGLSVVNVPAYSPYAVAEHTIALMLSLSRKIPRAYNRVRDGNFSLDGLLGFDFYQKKVGIVGGGKIGLLVAERMQAFGCEVMVYEPINSQHCIKQGFQTSDLTTLVKQSDIISLHCPLTSDTRYMINHDSIANMKAGVMLINTSRGALMDTRAVLDGLKSQQIGYLGIDVYEQEGSLFFEDHSLDIIQDDLFQRLLTFPNVLVTGHQGYFTQEAVQHIAETTVTNVLAYLNGERLQNRVGV; this comes from the coding sequence ATGCCCACTCATCAAATTGCTGTGTTTAGTGCCAAGTCATACGATGAACGCTTTTTATTAAAAGCGACTGTGCCTACGATTGAGTTTATCTGTCATGAAGTCACACTCAACCCATCAACCGCGGTGATGGCACAAGGTTATGAGATTGTCAGTGCCTTTGTGAATGATGATTTAAGCCGGGAAACCCTTCATATCTTAGCGGCAGGTGGCACACGACTGATTGCTTTGCGCTGTGCTGGTTATAATCAGGTCGATCTCAGAGCTGCTAAAGAATTAGGGTTGAGTGTGGTCAACGTTCCTGCCTACTCACCTTATGCAGTTGCTGAACATACTATTGCACTGATGCTGTCATTGAGCCGGAAAATTCCTCGTGCCTATAATCGTGTGCGTGATGGTAATTTCTCTCTGGATGGTTTACTTGGCTTTGATTTTTACCAGAAAAAAGTTGGGATCGTTGGCGGTGGCAAAATTGGTTTATTAGTCGCAGAGAGGATGCAGGCATTTGGTTGTGAGGTGATGGTTTATGAACCTATTAATTCGCAACACTGTATTAAACAAGGCTTCCAAACGTCCGATTTAACCACACTTGTGAAACAATCAGATATTATCAGCCTGCATTGTCCGTTAACCAGTGACACTCGTTACATGATTAATCATGACAGCATTGCCAATATGAAAGCGGGTGTCATGTTAATTAACACCAGTCGCGGTGCGTTAATGGATACCCGGGCTGTGTTAGATGGGCTGAAATCTCAACAAATTGGCTATCTTGGTATTGATGTGTATGAACAAGAAGGTAGTTTGTTTTTTGAAGACCATTCACTGGATATTATTCAAGATGACTTGTTTCAACGCTTGTTAACCTTTCCAAACGTGTTAGTGACGGGTCATCAAGGCTATTTCACACAGGAAGCCGTTCAACATATTGCCGAAACGACAGTGACGAATGTGTTGGCTTATCTCAATGGTGAACGTTTACAAAATAGAGTAGGCGTGTGA
- a CDS encoding peptidylprolyl isomerase gives MAKATARHILVDSEEICLELKREIEQGADFADIAKEHSSCPSGRSGGDLGEFGPGMMVPEFDKVVFSAPVKTVQGPVKTQFGYHLLEVTSRTE, from the coding sequence ATGGCAAAAGCAACAGCAAGACATATCCTGGTTGATAGTGAAGAAATCTGTTTAGAACTTAAACGTGAAATCGAACAAGGTGCCGATTTTGCTGATATTGCTAAAGAACACTCTTCATGCCCTTCTGGTCGTTCAGGTGGAGACTTAGGGGAATTTGGTCCCGGAATGATGGTGCCTGAGTTTGATAAAGTGGTTTTTTCTGCTCCAGTCAAAACTGTACAAGGCCCTGTAAAAACACAGTTTGGTTATCACTTATTAGAAGTCACCAGCCGTACTGAATAA
- the hda gene encoding DnaA regulatory inactivator Hda — protein sequence MSLAETQLTLRLSPQEIYRLDNFLFAKQETKHALQTFCQLEELDFLYLAGESGTGKTHLLIACAESVQQMGKRVIYLSLSELVKTAEPAALQAIEQADLLCLDDVDAIAGLPEWEEAVFHCFNRLHDAKGHLLVSAQQTPANSSIDLPDLRSRLATGLVYQLVMMTDEQKQQALILQAQSRGLMLTTDVAQYLLRHYGRDMPALMAVLQELDKASLQAKRKLTIPFIRQVLANG from the coding sequence ATGTCATTAGCTGAAACACAATTAACGCTACGCTTGTCTCCACAGGAGATTTACAGGCTAGATAACTTCTTGTTTGCCAAGCAAGAAACCAAACATGCCTTGCAGACGTTTTGTCAGCTAGAAGAGCTGGATTTCTTATACCTGGCAGGTGAAAGTGGTACGGGAAAAACGCATCTGTTGATTGCTTGTGCTGAGTCCGTTCAGCAAATGGGAAAAAGGGTGATATATCTGTCCCTATCTGAGCTGGTGAAGACGGCAGAGCCTGCTGCCTTGCAGGCTATTGAGCAGGCTGATCTACTCTGCTTGGATGATGTTGATGCTATCGCTGGTTTGCCTGAGTGGGAAGAGGCGGTTTTCCATTGTTTTAATCGATTACATGATGCGAAAGGGCATTTGTTAGTGTCTGCACAACAGACGCCAGCGAATAGTTCAATTGACTTACCGGATTTGCGCTCGAGATTAGCGACAGGGCTTGTGTATCAACTGGTAATGATGACAGATGAACAAAAACAGCAAGCGCTTATTTTACAGGCGCAATCTCGTGGGTTAATGCTGACAACGGATGTTGCCCAATATTTACTCCGTCATTATGGGCGTGATATGCCCGCTCTTATGGCGGTTTTACAAGAGTTAGATAAAGCATCATTACAAGCAAAACGGAAGCTGACTATTCCATTTATTCGACAAGTTTTGGCGAATGGCTAG
- a CDS encoding type 1 glutamine amidotransferase domain-containing protein, with protein sequence MRILMILTSHDTLGDTGKKTGFWLEEFASPYYVFKDAGVDITLASPKGGQPPLDPKSDDPDAQTESTTRFKQDKEAQAALANTLVLESVQADDYDAVFYPGGHGPLWDLTVSEKSIELIQQFIFQDKPVAAVCHAPAVLLNVKTLTEEPLVKNLSVTGFSNSEEDAVGLSDVVPFLLEDELKDAGGYYHKADDWAPFCCEDGLLITGQNPQSSEVTAQALLSRLRKFA encoded by the coding sequence ATGCGAATTTTAATGATTTTGACATCTCACGATACCTTAGGTGATACAGGTAAAAAAACCGGTTTCTGGTTAGAGGAGTTTGCCTCTCCGTATTATGTATTCAAAGATGCTGGCGTTGACATCACGCTGGCCAGCCCAAAGGGTGGCCAGCCCCCACTGGATCCCAAAAGTGACGATCCAGACGCACAAACAGAATCAACAACACGCTTCAAGCAAGATAAAGAAGCTCAAGCAGCACTTGCCAATACTCTGGTCTTAGAGAGTGTTCAGGCAGATGATTATGATGCGGTGTTTTATCCAGGAGGCCATGGTCCTTTATGGGATCTGACTGTCTCTGAGAAATCGATTGAACTCATTCAGCAATTCATCTTTCAAGATAAACCAGTGGCCGCAGTCTGCCATGCACCAGCCGTGTTACTCAATGTAAAAACACTCACCGAAGAACCATTGGTTAAAAACCTGTCAGTCACTGGGTTTTCAAATTCAGAAGAAGATGCTGTGGGCCTTTCCGATGTTGTTCCATTTTTACTTGAGGATGAATTAAAAGACGCTGGTGGCTACTACCATAAAGCTGATGACTGGGCTCCGTTCTGCTGTGAGGATGGTTTATTAATCACTGGACAAAACCCACAATCATCAGAAGTCACAGCTCAAGCCTTACTGAGTCGCCTCCGTAAATTTGCCTAA
- a CDS encoding AI-2E family transporter: MEAESKPLMSDANKFLLVVLFIIAGWLLFELSPVLMPFFIATLFAYLGDPLVDKLESWKLSRTMSVSLVFAAIFIVVALMLLVMLPLLSAQIAKLFTNLPDYLTQTQRLIEPWLNSVGLPTDVFNFQTVKQALSQYWSEVGQVAGGIFSYMTRSGMVLVQWLGNLVLIPVLTFYLLRDWDILVARFRELLPRRYAETFIEMSLQCDDMLAGFMRGQLMVMFSLAVIYTLGLTLIGLELALLLGVIAGLVSFVPYLGLIVGILLAGLAAFFQFGEWLPVLQVAIVFAVAQAIEGMVLTPRFVGERIGLHPVAVIFAVLAGGQLFGFTGVLLALPAAAVAMVLLRYAHQRYIDSHLYS; the protein is encoded by the coding sequence ATGGAAGCAGAAAGCAAACCATTAATGAGTGATGCCAACAAATTTTTGTTAGTGGTGTTGTTCATTATCGCAGGTTGGTTACTCTTTGAACTTTCTCCTGTGTTGATGCCCTTTTTTATTGCGACACTTTTTGCCTATCTGGGGGATCCCCTGGTAGATAAATTAGAAAGTTGGAAATTATCCAGAACCATGTCTGTCAGCCTGGTGTTTGCTGCTATTTTTATTGTCGTGGCCTTAATGTTGTTGGTGATGCTGCCTCTATTAAGTGCTCAGATAGCAAAATTGTTTACTAACCTGCCTGATTATTTAACTCAGACGCAAAGGCTCATCGAACCATGGTTGAACTCTGTGGGTTTACCTACGGATGTATTCAATTTCCAAACGGTGAAGCAGGCGCTCAGTCAATATTGGTCTGAAGTTGGGCAGGTCGCGGGAGGTATTTTTAGCTACATGACTCGCTCCGGTATGGTATTGGTTCAGTGGTTGGGTAATTTAGTACTAATTCCTGTGCTCACTTTTTATCTCTTACGTGACTGGGACATTTTAGTAGCTAGGTTCAGAGAGTTACTACCACGACGTTATGCTGAGACCTTTATTGAGATGTCATTACAATGTGATGATATGTTAGCCGGCTTTATGCGCGGCCAACTTATGGTGATGTTTTCACTTGCGGTGATATACACGCTGGGTCTTACTCTCATCGGTTTGGAGTTAGCTTTATTGCTTGGTGTGATTGCCGGTCTGGTGAGCTTCGTGCCATATCTAGGGCTGATTGTCGGAATTTTATTGGCGGGTTTGGCCGCATTTTTTCAATTTGGTGAATGGTTACCAGTATTGCAAGTGGCTATTGTGTTTGCTGTTGCACAGGCGATAGAGGGCATGGTGCTGACCCCACGCTTTGTTGGTGAACGTATCGGTTTGCATCCTGTGGCTGTAATCTTTGCCGTGTTGGCCGGTGGTCAGTTGTTTGGTTTTACCGGTGTCTTACTCGCTTTACCCGCAGCAGCTGTGGCGATGGTGTTATTACGCTATGCACATCAACGCTATATTGATAGCCATTTATATTCCTAA
- a CDS encoding CDP-alcohol phosphatidyltransferase family protein: MSLRDIPNLISILRILLVIPVVWALVDERYALALILSAVAGISDGIDGFLAKHFHWQSRLGSILDPIADKLLLVASFATLAWMDLLPLWLLWLVLARDVIIVSGGLAYHYFIGEFELLPVWSSKINTALQIILVLLVIISQQWFAELTLLISIGVWAVVVSVIFSGLEYILTWGNKAWKQKANH; this comes from the coding sequence TTGAGCTTACGTGACATTCCTAATCTGATATCAATATTACGGATTTTACTGGTGATTCCTGTGGTATGGGCACTGGTGGATGAACGGTATGCGCTGGCACTGATTTTATCTGCTGTTGCGGGTATTTCAGATGGTATTGATGGGTTTCTGGCAAAACATTTTCACTGGCAGTCTCGATTAGGTTCTATTTTAGACCCAATAGCGGACAAACTCCTTTTAGTGGCAAGCTTTGCCACATTAGCCTGGATGGATCTGCTGCCATTGTGGCTGTTATGGTTGGTGTTGGCTCGTGACGTGATTATCGTTTCTGGTGGCTTGGCATATCACTACTTCATCGGTGAGTTTGAATTGCTGCCCGTGTGGAGCAGTAAGATCAATACCGCTTTGCAAATCATATTGGTGCTATTGGTCATTATTTCGCAACAGTGGTTTGCTGAACTAACACTTCTTATCAGCATTGGCGTGTGGGCCGTGGTAGTGAGTGTGATTTTTAGCGGTCTTGAATATATTCTTACCTGGGGAAATAAGGCATGGAAGCAGAAAGCAAACCATTAA
- a CDS encoding helicase C-terminal domain-containing protein: protein MLSELRRDLPAVISHLQQIETILHSDGVVQDLLEKHISEPRIFWNSPLVNALLIPCQGVLQRANSIYKHYSVLAKWIKEGLEKTQLSNKVGEALLPQVGTVQNIFGYLIDFMALFLEPDQEDRPPNVRWLSVESFSKQQTLVIHAGPMTAAYFLDRSLWSRSYGVVLTSATLRGMGLFHRFRLDCGLHRFDEQHFLAVPSPFNYQKQAILHIPDMRFQPNEQQQQWQQEVVTKLTDIIDTKEATLVLFTSKLVMEAVYRQCPAAITAITMVQGDSLSPKNMVHRHIRQIESGKGSIIFGLDRFAEGVDLPGHLCTHVIITKLPFPVFTRPIEQAKQEWIIRKGGQPFTALSLPAVSVKLIQACGRLLRKETDSGRITILDKRLLTKGYGKKLLAHLPDYQLEQS from the coding sequence ATGCTGTCAGAATTACGACGGGACTTACCGGCAGTCATCAGCCATCTGCAACAGATTGAGACGATTTTGCACAGTGATGGCGTCGTGCAGGATTTATTAGAAAAGCATATCAGTGAGCCGCGTATTTTCTGGAATAGTCCCTTGGTGAATGCCTTATTAATCCCGTGTCAGGGGGTATTGCAGCGAGCCAATTCCATATACAAACATTACTCGGTATTAGCAAAATGGATCAAAGAGGGACTGGAAAAAACACAATTATCCAATAAAGTGGGTGAGGCCTTATTGCCACAAGTGGGCACCGTCCAGAATATATTCGGTTACCTGATTGATTTTATGGCTTTATTTCTCGAGCCAGATCAGGAGGACCGCCCGCCTAATGTGCGTTGGCTTTCGGTGGAATCGTTTTCTAAGCAGCAAACCTTGGTCATCCATGCTGGCCCGATGACCGCTGCCTACTTTCTTGATCGAAGTTTATGGTCACGTTCCTATGGTGTGGTGCTGACCTCGGCGACTTTACGGGGTATGGGCTTGTTCCACCGTTTTAGACTTGACTGCGGTTTGCATCGCTTTGATGAACAGCATTTTCTCGCCGTGCCATCGCCGTTCAACTATCAAAAACAAGCGATCCTGCATATTCCTGATATGCGCTTTCAGCCAAATGAACAACAGCAGCAATGGCAACAGGAAGTCGTTACAAAACTGACCGATATTATTGATACAAAAGAGGCAACTCTGGTGCTGTTTACCTCAAAACTGGTCATGGAGGCGGTATACAGACAATGTCCAGCAGCAATTACAGCCATAACTATGGTGCAGGGCGATAGTTTGTCACCTAAAAATATGGTGCATCGGCATATTCGTCAGATCGAATCAGGGAAAGGCAGTATTATTTTTGGTTTGGATCGGTTTGCAGAAGGCGTGGATCTCCCCGGTCATCTATGCACGCATGTGATCATCACTAAACTGCCATTTCCGGTATTTACCAGACCTATAGAACAGGCGAAACAAGAGTGGATAATCCGTAAAGGGGGCCAGCCTTTCACTGCGCTGTCATTGCCAGCCGTGAGCGTAAAACTCATTCAGGCATGTGGCAGGTTACTGAGAAAGGAAACCGATTCGGGAAGAATTACTATTCTTGATAAACGTTTATTAACAAAAGGTTATGGTAAAAAACTGCTGGCACATCTACCCGATTATCAACTTGAACAGTCTTAA
- the purM gene encoding phosphoribosylformylglycinamidine cyclo-ligase, with protein MTDSVDSSRTSLSYRDAGVDIEAGNALVDRIKPHAAKTRRPGVMAGLGGFGSLFELPVDKYKQPVLVSGTDGVGTKLRLAIESGIHNTIGIDLVAMCVNDIAVLGAEPLFFLDYYATGKLDVDIAESVVSGIAEGCLQAGAALVGGETAEMPSMYEEGDYDLAGFCVGVVEKEAVIDGSKVAAGDKLIGLAASGPHSNGYSLIRKILERSGQSLKTEFDGATLGEKLLAPTKIYVKSLLQLNEKVSIHALSHITGGGLLENIPRVLPEGVKAVIDSGSWQRPAVFDWLQDNGNVTDKEMYRTFNNGIGMVIVVAENDVSEALAVLNSAGEQASLIGQIETANAADEIVDIQ; from the coding sequence ATGACCGACAGTGTGGACTCTTCTCGCACCTCTCTTAGTTATCGTGATGCTGGCGTTGATATCGAAGCTGGTAACGCCTTAGTCGATCGCATTAAACCCCACGCAGCAAAAACCCGTCGACCTGGCGTCATGGCAGGTTTAGGTGGTTTCGGCAGTCTTTTTGAACTACCCGTCGATAAATACAAACAGCCTGTTTTAGTTTCCGGTACGGATGGTGTCGGCACTAAATTACGCTTGGCGATTGAGTCTGGTATCCACAACACCATCGGTATCGACTTAGTCGCTATGTGTGTCAACGATATCGCCGTATTAGGTGCCGAGCCCTTATTCTTTCTCGATTATTATGCCACCGGCAAACTGGACGTAGACATAGCTGAATCTGTCGTATCAGGCATTGCAGAAGGCTGTCTGCAAGCGGGTGCTGCCTTAGTAGGTGGTGAAACCGCTGAAATGCCAAGCATGTATGAAGAAGGTGATTATGATCTTGCGGGTTTCTGTGTAGGTGTAGTGGAAAAAGAAGCGGTCATAGATGGCTCAAAAGTGGCCGCTGGTGATAAGTTAATAGGTCTTGCTGCATCAGGCCCTCATTCAAATGGTTACTCACTCATCCGTAAAATTCTTGAACGTAGCGGTCAATCATTAAAAACTGAATTTGATGGTGCTACTTTGGGGGAGAAGTTATTGGCCCCTACCAAAATCTACGTTAAATCACTTTTACAGCTTAACGAGAAAGTCAGTATTCATGCTTTATCACACATCACTGGTGGCGGCCTGCTGGAGAATATTCCACGTGTTCTCCCTGAAGGTGTGAAAGCCGTCATTGACTCTGGCAGCTGGCAACGTCCTGCTGTATTTGATTGGCTTCAAGACAATGGCAATGTCACTGATAAAGAAATGTATCGCACATTTAACAACGGGATAGGTATGGTAATCGTGGTTGCAGAGAATGATGTATCTGAAGCTTTAGCCGTACTGAATAGTGCTGGCGAACAAGCAAGTTTAATCGGTCAAATTGAAACAGCCAATGCAGCTGACGAAATAGTCGATATCCAATAA
- the recJ gene encoding single-stranded-DNA-specific exonuclease RecJ gives MSVLPDIVARSHDGWEKLPETWPDSLRKIMAARGITDVKQLYFELADLPRPEQLLGMQAAVELLATALKEQWKVTIVADFDSDGATSCALAIRGLQSMGLKQIHYIVPNRFIHGYGLTPALLDDIPALEQPDLLVTVDNGIASISGVKAAHQRGMRVLVTDHHLAGETLPEADAIVNPNQADDPFPYKNLAGVGVCFYVLLGLRQHLRTIGWFEQASVPEPKVGDWLDLVALGTVADVVPLDKLNRTLVNHGLQRIRRGRACTGIQALIQIAGREREKLVSSDLGFSIAPRLNAAGRMEDMGLGINLLLTEDVQQALNIATQLDSINLERRAVEQTMQVDALKMLEQIDIEENTLRTGYCLFDEDWHQGVIGLLASRIKEKTYRPVIAFAPGNDDEVKGSARSIPGIHIRDVLARVAAKHPELLERFGGHAMAAGLTIKKGDLAQFNQAFESALNEMVSSETYLQQLPSDGELSEADCQLSFAELLTEAAPWGQGFEEPRFHGVFKVSHFRLVGQQQNHLRLQLEMNGNRQINAMAFGQDKPSWLAENSLVLVRYKIAVNEFRGQKSLQFLVDELMPANTDTHN, from the coding sequence ATGAGTGTATTGCCTGACATTGTTGCGCGGTCTCATGATGGCTGGGAAAAGCTCCCTGAAACATGGCCAGACAGTTTGCGAAAAATCATGGCCGCACGCGGGATTACTGATGTGAAGCAGTTATATTTTGAACTGGCTGACTTACCTAGGCCAGAACAACTGCTTGGTATGCAGGCGGCGGTTGAATTATTAGCAACGGCGTTAAAAGAACAATGGAAAGTCACGATTGTGGCTGACTTTGATAGTGACGGTGCCACTAGCTGTGCTTTGGCGATACGTGGTTTACAGTCAATGGGGTTGAAACAGATTCATTATATCGTCCCTAATCGCTTTATCCATGGTTACGGGCTGACGCCGGCTTTACTTGATGATATTCCAGCGCTGGAACAGCCTGACTTACTTGTCACTGTCGATAATGGCATCGCATCCATATCAGGGGTAAAAGCGGCGCATCAACGTGGCATGAGAGTGTTGGTGACTGATCATCATCTTGCCGGTGAGACATTACCGGAAGCCGATGCCATTGTGAATCCTAATCAAGCAGATGATCCATTCCCTTATAAAAACCTGGCTGGTGTGGGTGTCTGTTTCTATGTGTTACTAGGACTAAGGCAGCATTTACGAACAATAGGCTGGTTTGAACAGGCGTCTGTGCCTGAACCCAAAGTGGGGGATTGGCTCGATCTTGTCGCCTTGGGGACAGTTGCGGATGTGGTCCCACTGGATAAATTAAATCGCACCTTGGTCAATCATGGATTGCAGCGGATTCGGCGGGGGAGAGCCTGTACCGGAATACAAGCACTGATTCAAATCGCCGGTCGTGAAAGAGAAAAACTGGTCTCTTCAGATTTAGGATTTAGTATAGCGCCCAGATTGAACGCGGCTGGACGTATGGAAGATATGGGCCTCGGCATTAATTTATTGCTGACAGAGGATGTTCAGCAGGCACTGAATATCGCCACACAGCTGGACAGTATTAATCTGGAAAGGCGCGCTGTTGAGCAAACAATGCAAGTAGATGCATTGAAGATGCTGGAACAGATTGATATTGAAGAAAATACCTTAAGGACCGGCTATTGCTTATTTGATGAAGACTGGCATCAAGGCGTGATTGGTCTTTTAGCCTCTCGCATTAAAGAAAAAACCTATCGTCCGGTGATTGCTTTCGCGCCTGGGAATGACGATGAAGTCAAAGGATCGGCCCGTTCTATTCCTGGCATACATATTCGAGATGTCCTAGCTCGTGTAGCAGCCAAACATCCTGAACTGTTAGAGCGCTTTGGTGGGCATGCCATGGCAGCAGGTTTAACAATAAAGAAAGGGGATTTAGCCCAGTTTAATCAGGCTTTTGAATCTGCACTCAATGAAATGGTGTCATCCGAGACATATTTGCAGCAGTTACCTTCAGATGGTGAACTAAGTGAAGCAGACTGCCAATTATCTTTTGCTGAGCTATTAACAGAAGCCGCACCATGGGGACAGGGATTCGAAGAACCCAGATTTCATGGCGTGTTTAAAGTAAGTCATTTTCGTCTGGTAGGGCAGCAGCAGAACCATCTAAGATTGCAACTTGAGATGAATGGGAACAGGCAAATCAATGCCATGGCATTTGGTCAGGATAAACCGAGCTGGTTAGCTGAAAACAGTTTAGTATTAGTCCGTTATAAAATAGCTGTGAATGAATTTCGAGGCCAAAAATCCTTGCAGTTCCTGGTTGATGAATTAATGCCAGCGAATACAGATACACATAACTGA